A region from the Triticum urartu cultivar G1812 chromosome 1, Tu2.1, whole genome shotgun sequence genome encodes:
- the LOC125555782 gene encoding endoglucanase 14-like, whose product MVFGNHGVPSRQAAQPDYATALTKSLLYFEAQRSGRLPPTQRVQWRGDSALKDGADHGVDLTGGYYDSGDNVKFGFPMAFTVTMLLWSVVEHRDRLAAAGELGHTLQAVRWGADYLAKAYAHPDVLYVNVGDGNSDPACWERPEDMDTPRRAHMVNATHPGSDVAAETAAALALAAASVAFTGPHGDPRYALTLLKHAKHLFQFAKNHRGLYQNSIPSARSFYSSSRDEDELLWAAVWLYIATGHQEYKAYIAGANNVGGVRQSLGWDDKFVGAQALVAKLILQGKLPNNGRHAEMRSNVESFLFNVLQHGDGRSGRLTPGGMLYLQPWSNLQDVTTAMFVLITHADHLAAAKASLQCGGVRLPPAQLVSFARSQVDYILGKNPMKMSYMVGVGKRYPLQPHHRGASLPSIRKYPGKISCGKGAEYFHRSAPNLNVIDGAIVGGPDNNDHYDDSRGNYQQGEPSTYTVAPILGVIARLLHN is encoded by the exons ATGGTTTTTGGCAACCACGGCGTGCCAAGCCGCCAAGCCGCCCAGCCGGACTACGCCACCGCGCTCACCAAGTCGCTGCTCTACTTCGAGGCGCAGCGCTCCGGTAGGCTGCCGCCGACTCAGCGCGTCCAATGGCGCGGCGACTCGGCCCTCAAGGACGGCGCCGACCACGGG GTGGATCTCACCGGCGGCTACTATGACTCCGGGGACAACGTCAAGTTCGGGTTCCCCATGGCGTTTACGGTGACGATGCTCTTGTGGAGCGTGGTGGAGCACCGTGACCGGCTGGCCGCGGCGGGGGAGCTGGGCCACACGCTCcaggcagtgcggtggggcgccGACTACCTGGCCAAGGCGTACGCCCACCCCGATGTGCTCTACGTGAATGTCGGCGACGGCAACTCAGACCCTGCGTGCTGGGAGCGGCCGGAGGACATGGACACACCCCGGAGGGCCCACATGGTGAACGCCACCCACCCAGGCTCCGACGTCGCTGCCGAGACGGCGGCAGCGCTGGCGCTGGCCGCTGCCTCCGTCGCGTTCACGGGGCCGCACGGCGACCCCCGGTATGCGTTGACGCTTCTGAAGCACGCAAAACAT TTGTTTCAGTTCGCCAAGAACCACCGTGGCCTCTACCAGAACAGTATTCCATCGGCCAGAAGTTTCTACAGTAGCAGCCGCGACGAG GACGAGCTGCTGTGGGCAGCTGTCTGGCTCTACATCGCCACCGGCCACCAGGAGTACAAGGCCTACATCGCGGGCGCCAACAACGTCGGCGGGGTGCGGCAGTCGTTGGGCTGGGACGACAAGTTCGTCGGAGCCCAGGCACTGGTCGCCAAG CTCATCCTCCAAGGGAAGCTGCCCAACAACGGCCGCCACGCCGAGATGAGGAGCAACGTGGAGAGCTTCCTCTTCAACGTCCTTCAGCACGGTGACGGCCGCAGCGGGCGGCTCACCCCGGGCGGCATGCTCTACCTGCAGCCCTGGTCTAACCTGCAGGACGTCACGACGGCGATGTTCGTCCTCATcacgcacgccgaccacctggcGGCGGCGAAGGCTTCCCTGCAGTGCGGCGGCGTGAGGCTACCGCCGGCGCAGCTCGTCTCGTTCGCACGGTCACAGGTGGACTACATCCTTGGCAAGAACCCAATGAAGATGAGCTACATGGTTGGGGTTGGAAAGAGGTACCCGTTGCAGCCGCACCACCGCGGCGCGTCGCTGCCATCCATTAGGAAATACCCGGGGAAGATCTCCTGCGGCAAGGGAGCCGAGTACTTCCACAGGTCTGCGCCCAACTTGAATGTGATTGACGGCGCCATCGTCGGAGGGCCTGACAACAACGACCATTACGACGATTCTCGGGGAAATTACCAGCAAGGCGAGCCATCGACCTACACTGTCGCGCCCATCCTCGGAGTTATTGCTAGGCTTCTGCATAACTGA